The proteins below come from a single Corylus avellana chromosome ca3, CavTom2PMs-1.0 genomic window:
- the LOC132176095 gene encoding respiratory burst oxidase homolog protein C-like: MQNLGTDEVRRSYPDHQYHHHSDSEITESESIAYSGPLKKRAGMKSALFNIPYSSASCNIDSSSSSKRDVEINMDICDDSVAAQSVKTAAVASDLEQDPRLTLPAARGLEKRTSFGSSVVRSASARITQVSQELKRLTSFLKRVPPARFDRKNSAAAQALKGLKFISKTDDDAGWPAVEKQFNKLTASTNNASLPRSLFGKCIGMNEESKEFAGNLFDALARERGIKGDSINKAQLKEFWDQISDQSFDSRLRTFFDMVDKDADGRITEVEIREIICLSASANKLLNIQKQAEEYAALIMEELDPDNLGYIMIDYLEMLLLPTPNQSFRGGDSQNLSKKLSKKLSKKLSKKLKYTEEKNRLRRWSESTKYFLQDNWQRVWIIALWTAVMLGLFAYKFVQYRNKAAYEVMGHCVCMAKGAAETLKLNMALILLPVCRNTITYLRNKTTLGVVIPFDDNLNFHQMIAGGIAIGTGIHAIFHLACDFPRLIYASSDKYKLMEPFFGDQPSSYWRFVISTEGVTGIVMVVLMAIAFTLASPRFRRSELKRLPKPLKSLTGFNAFWYSHHIFIIVYILLILHGIYLYLIKEWYKKTTWMYLAVPLALYVCERLIRALRSSIEPVTILKVAVYSENVLSLHMSKPEGFSYKSGQYMFVNCAALSPFEWHPFSLTSAPGDDYLSVHIRSRGDWTRQLITRFSKVCKPPPSGESGLLRADFLQGDSNANFPKVLIDGPYGAPAQEYKNYEVVLLVGLGIGATPMISIMKDMVHNIKAVGDQEEEEDALENGMYGRSGRSGPQSLKGTCRAEAVPKRKAAAGSTINNFQTRKTYFYWVTREQGSFDWFRGEMNEVAELDSRGVIDLNTYCTSVYEEGDARSALIAMLQSLSHSKNGIDIVSGTRVKSHFAKPNWHSVYERIASNHTHARVGVFYCGSAALAKELRQLGKDFSHKSSTKFDFHKENF, encoded by the exons ATGCAGAATCTGGGAACAGATGAGGTGCGGAGATCTTATCCAGATCATCAATATCATCATCACTCAGATTCAGAGATCACTGAGAGCGAAAGCATTGCTTACAGTGGGCCTCTGAAAAAAAGAGCAGGGATGAAGAGCGCTTTATTCAACATACCCTACTCCAGTGCTTCTTGTAATATtgacagcagcagcagcagtaaACGAGACGTTGAGATCAATATGGACATTTGTGACGATTCTGTTGCTGCTCAAAGTGTTAAGACGGCTGCTGTTGCCTCTGATCTTGAACAAGATCCCCGGTTGACTTTACCTGCTGCCAGAGGTCTCGAGAAGAGAACCTCGTTTGGTTCCTCAGTCGTAAGAAGCGCTTCTGCACGTATCACGCAGGTCTCTCAGGAACTGAAGCGTCTCACCTCCTTCTTGAAACGAGTCCCTCCAGCTCGTTTCGATCGGAAAAATTCCGCAGCAGCTCAGGCTTTGAAGGGCCTCAAGTTTATCAGCAAGACAGATGACGACGCTGGGTGGCCTGCTGTTGAGAAGCAATTCAACAAGCTCACAGCTTCCACCAATAATGCTTCTCTCCCTCGTTCGCTCTTTGGAAAATGCATAG GAATGAATGAAGAGTCGAAGGAGTTTGCGGGCAACCTGTTTGATGCTCTGGCTCGGGAGCGGGGCATCAAGGGTGACTCCATCAACAAGGCCCAGCTGAAAGAGTTCTGGGACCAGATTTCTGATCAGAGCTTCGACTCCAGGCTTCGAACTTTCTTTGACat GGTCGATAAAGATGCTGATGGTAGAATCACTGAAGTGGAAATCAGAGAG ATTATCTGCCTAAGTGCTTCTGCCAACAAACTCTTAAATATCCAGAAACAAGCAGAGGAATATGCAGCCCTGATCATGGAAGAGTTAGATCCAGATAATCTTGGATACATCATG ATAGACTACCTGGAAATGCTTCTGTTGCCAACACCAAACCAGTCTTTTAGAGGTGGAGACAGCCAGAACTTGAGCAAAAAGCTGAGCAAGAAGTTGAGCAAGAAGTTGAGCAAGAAGCTCAAGTATACGGAGGAGAAGAACCGATTAAGGAGATGGAGTGAAAGCACAAAGTATTTCTTACAGGACAACTGGCAGAGAGTTTGGATAATCGCCCTGTGGACTGCGGTTATGTTGGGCCTCTTTGCATACAAGTTTGTGCAGTATCGAAACAAAGCTGCATACGAGGTAATGGGCCATTGTGTATGCATGGCCAAAGGTGCAGCCGAGACACTTAAGTTGAACATGGCTCTCATTTTACTTCCAGTTTGCAGAAACACCATCACCTATCTCAGGAATAAGACCACACTAGGTGTTGTCATCCCTTTTGATGACAACCTCAATTTTCACCag ATGATAGCAGGGGGGATAGCAATTGGAACTGGAATACATGCAATTTTTCATTTAGCTTGTGATTTCCCTCGCCTTATTTATGCAAGCAGTGACAAGTACAAGTTGATGGAACCATTCTTCGGGGATCAACCATCAAGCTACTGGCGTTTTGTTATTTCAACAGAAGGAGTGACTGGGATCGTAATGGTAGTGTTGATGGCAATAGCCTTCACGCTAGCTTCCCCTAGGTTCAGGAGAAGTGAGCTCAAACGTCTACCTAAACCACTAAAGAGTCTCACTGGCTTCAATGCTTTTTGGTATTCCCATCACATCTTCATCATTGTTTACATTTTGCTGATTCTACATGGTATTTACCTCTACCTGATTAAGGAATGGTACAAGAAAACG ACCTGGATGTATTTGGCTGTTCCACTCGCCCTTTACGTCTGTGAAAGATTGATTAGGGCACTCAGATCCAGCATCGAGCCTGTTACAATACTAAAG GTGGCTGTTTATAGTGAAAATGTCTTGTCACTTCACATGTCGAAGCCAGAGGGCTTCAGTTACAAAAGCGGGCAATACATGTTTGTCAATTGTGCTGCTCTGTCGCCATTCGAATG GCACCCATTTTCCCTCACCTCTGCCCCTGGGGATGACTACCTAAGTGTTCATATCCGAAGTCGTGGTGATTGGACGCGACAACTCATCACAAGGTTCTCAAAG GTGTGCAAGCCACCTCCTAGTGGGGAAAGTGGACTCCTCAGAGCTGACTTCTTGCAAGGAGATAGCAACGCAAA TTTTCCAAAAGTTCTGATCGATGGTCCATATGGAGCACCAGCACAAGAATACAAAAACTATGAGGTGGTATTGTTAGTCGGGCTGGGAATTGGGGCAACCCCAATGATCAGTATTATGAAGGACATGGTACATAACATCAAGGCCGTGGGGGatcaggaggaggaggaggatgccTTAGAGAATGGAATGTACGGGAGAAGTGGGAGAAGCGGTCCTCAGTCATTAAAAGGAACCTGCAGAGCAGAAGCAGTACCAAAGAGAAAAGCAGCTGCAGGGTCAACGATCAATAACTTCCAGACAAGGAAGACATACTTTTACTGGGTGACAAGGGAGCAGGGGTCTTTCGACTGGTTTAGAGGGGAGATGAATGAGGTGGCTGAACTGGACAGCAGGGGAGTGATTGATCTCAATACTTACTGCACCAGCGTCTACGAAGAGGGTGATGCCCGTTCTGCTCTCATTGCCATGCTGCAGTCCCTCAGTCATTCGAAGAATGGCATTGACATCGTCTCCGGTACACGTGTCAAGTCCCACTTTGCCAAGCCCAACTGGCACAGTGTCTACGAGCGCATTGCATCTAATCACACCCATGCCCGAGTAG GGGTCTTTTACTGTGGATCAGCAGCGCTTGCGAAAGAGTTACGCCAGCTCGGAAAGGACTTCTCTCACAAGAGTTCCACCAAATTTGATTTCCATAAAGAAAATTTCTGA
- the LOC132176477 gene encoding uncharacterized protein LOC132176477 isoform X2 has translation MVQVCFVLDLRSLPPPFLRDVKQSLLQVANFYAISSSSSSLRKSNSLRDRIGFCYIFKNRFSSSDELKIAYRPRENFNLRDFHQAVNQLPLDAFLPQINDSAALCHPGDLKLSTILSDQFLYSWGTGKDIARKVIVLSSCFPEDVDSIMRKSLTDAADKCVSVEFMLFEQKSGHLTDTQQNMNNFFRYISDLDNCSFQTYLPDVRVLHGLVKRWKADLEDDAEEPLQAHFLFKNNLVGSVNQISCNLYISVNKIIDGFSPCQTCSCHGIPLEDGIRNRSGGPSCPATGHDLGKDAVMENSVKVGENIMLFLPSCQSSMKFQKISSSFDFNVVERINLGSLSEVFRGLCSALYSLDQGLVCSSSCNIETMKEAAFHCYYILQPSDNGPMLLRRLAGSEEVSCVPDLNQCIHASVTKEIQNSIQSSLSMIELKDYDPMVHERGFHQKLNLLVKESLQFGSLPPKFKEAASEPKITQPDSLEEIVQSNSGLDVVLVEAESPQFDVPLGEDKTSAHITEEWEQLVVNEVPKIYSSARISKHKLDQSVLSPANSNRQLDVKTSRILERLEVPRRLKTKAFSPVTTSSGMMDTCVPRKKPLTPLLSADATASQLMKPNFQRLKRKHK, from the exons ATGGTGCAGGTGTGTTTCGTGCTGGATCTGCGGAGCTTGCCTCCTCCGTTTCTCAGAGACGTAAAGCAG TCCTTACTACAGGTAGCAAATTTCTACGCCATTTCATCATCGTCTTCTTCTTTGCGTAAATCTAACTCTCTCAGAGATAGGATTGGCTTCTGCTACATCTTTAAAAAtcgtttttcttcttctgatgAG CTGAAAATCGCTTACCGTCCCAGAGAAAACTTCAATCTACGCGACTTCCACCAGGCAGTTAACCAATTGCCCTTGGATGCTTTTCTCCCTCAAATCAATGATTCGGCTGCTCTCTGTCATCCGGGGg ATCTAAAACTTTCAACTATCCTGAGTGATCAATTTTTATATTCCTGGGGAACTGGTAAGGATATCGCGAGGAAAGTGATAGTTCTGAGCTCATGCTTTCCAGAAGATGTAGACTCTATCATGCGAAAATCTCTAACG GATGCAGCAGACAAGTGTGTTTCAGTCGAGTTTATGTTATTTGAGCAAAAATCAGGCCATCTCACTGATACACAGCAAAATATGAACAATTTCTTCAGATATATCTCTGATCTAGATAATTGCTCGTTTCAAACATATCTCCCAG ATGTCAGAGTGTTGCATGGCCTGGTTAAACGATGGAAAGCAGATCTAGAGGACGATGCGGAAGAACCATTGCAAGCACATTTTCTCTTTAAGAACAACCTTGTAGGCTCAGTGAATCAGATCTCCTGTAACTTGTACATATCtgtcaataaaataattgatgGCTTCAGTCCCTGCCAG ACATGCAGTTGTCATGGAATTCCATTAGAAGATGGCATAAGAAACAGGTCAGGAGGACCATCTTGTCCAGCCACCGGCCATGATCTGGGAAAAGATGCTGTGATGGAAAATTCGGTGAAGGTTGGAGAAAATATAATGCTCTTTCTGCCGTCATGCCAGAGCTCgatgaaatttcagaaaatttcTTCATCATTTGACTTCAATGTTGTGGAGCGGATTAACTTGGGGTCTCTAAGTGAAG TTTTTCGAGGGCTTTGCAGTGCTTTATATTCGCTAGACCAAGGTTTGGTATGCTCCTCCAGTTGTAATATAGAAACCATGAAAGAGGCTGCTTTCCACTGCTATTATATTCTTCAACCTTCAGACAATGGCCCAATGCTTCTCAGG CGTCTTGCGGGATCAGAGGAAGTCTCTTGTGTTCCTGACCTCAATCAATGTATTCATGCTTCAGTGACCAAGGAAATTCAGAATTCCATTCAATCTTCTTTGTCAATG ATCGAACTAAAAGACTATGATCCGATGGTGCATGAGAGAGGCTTCCATCAAAAACTAAACTTGCTTGTCAAAGAAAGCTTACAATTTGG GTCATTACCTCCTAAATTTAAAGAGGCAGCCTCTGAACCGAAGATCACTCAACCTGACTCTTTAGAAGAGATTGTACAATCAAACTCAGGATTAGATGTTGTACTTGTGGAAGCGGAATCCCCACAGTTTGATGTGCCCTTGGGAGAAGACAAAACAAGCGCCCATATTACAGAAGAATGGGAGCAGCTGGTTGTTAATGAAGTTCCAAAAATATATTCTTCAGCTCGTATTTCCAAACACAAGTTGGATCAATCAGTTCTATCGCCTGCAAATAGTAATAGGCAGCTGGATGTAAAAACTTCAAGGATTTTAGAGAGACTGGAGGTCCCCAGACGgttaaaaacaaaagcattttcTCCTGTTACCACAAGCAGTGGGATGATGGATACTTGTGTTCCAAGGAAGAAACCTCTTACCCCACTGCTGTCCGCTGATGCTACTGCAAGCCAGTTAATGAAACCAAATTTCCAGAGACTAAAAAGGAAACATAAATGA
- the LOC132176477 gene encoding uncharacterized protein LOC132176477 isoform X1: MVQVCFVLDLRSLPPPFLRDVKQSLLQVANFYAISSSSSSLRKSNSLRDRIGFCYIFKNRFSSSDELKIAYRPRENFNLRDFHQAVNQLPLDAFLPQINDSAALCHPGDLKLSTILSDQFLYSWGTGKDIARKVIVLSSCFPEDVDSIMRKSLTDAADKCVSVEFMLFEQKSGHLTDTQQNMNNFFRYISDLDNCSFQTYLPDVRVLHGLVKRWKADLEDDAEEPLQAHFLFKNNLVGSVNQISCNLYISVNKIIDGFSPCQTCSCHGIPLEDGIRNRSGGPSCPATGHDLGKDAVMENSVKVGENIMLFLPSCQSSMKFQKISSSFDFNVVERINLGSLSEGSIMGDSYVVIPSACHEIEVASDDIEQLELNAQLFRGLCSALYSLDQGLVCSSSCNIETMKEAAFHCYYILQPSDNGPMLLRRLAGSEEVSCVPDLNQCIHASVTKEIQNSIQSSLSMIELKDYDPMVHERGFHQKLNLLVKESLQFGSLPPKFKEAASEPKITQPDSLEEIVQSNSGLDVVLVEAESPQFDVPLGEDKTSAHITEEWEQLVVNEVPKIYSSARISKHKLDQSVLSPANSNRQLDVKTSRILERLEVPRRLKTKAFSPVTTSSGMMDTCVPRKKPLTPLLSADATASQLMKPNFQRLKRKHK, from the exons ATGGTGCAGGTGTGTTTCGTGCTGGATCTGCGGAGCTTGCCTCCTCCGTTTCTCAGAGACGTAAAGCAG TCCTTACTACAGGTAGCAAATTTCTACGCCATTTCATCATCGTCTTCTTCTTTGCGTAAATCTAACTCTCTCAGAGATAGGATTGGCTTCTGCTACATCTTTAAAAAtcgtttttcttcttctgatgAG CTGAAAATCGCTTACCGTCCCAGAGAAAACTTCAATCTACGCGACTTCCACCAGGCAGTTAACCAATTGCCCTTGGATGCTTTTCTCCCTCAAATCAATGATTCGGCTGCTCTCTGTCATCCGGGGg ATCTAAAACTTTCAACTATCCTGAGTGATCAATTTTTATATTCCTGGGGAACTGGTAAGGATATCGCGAGGAAAGTGATAGTTCTGAGCTCATGCTTTCCAGAAGATGTAGACTCTATCATGCGAAAATCTCTAACG GATGCAGCAGACAAGTGTGTTTCAGTCGAGTTTATGTTATTTGAGCAAAAATCAGGCCATCTCACTGATACACAGCAAAATATGAACAATTTCTTCAGATATATCTCTGATCTAGATAATTGCTCGTTTCAAACATATCTCCCAG ATGTCAGAGTGTTGCATGGCCTGGTTAAACGATGGAAAGCAGATCTAGAGGACGATGCGGAAGAACCATTGCAAGCACATTTTCTCTTTAAGAACAACCTTGTAGGCTCAGTGAATCAGATCTCCTGTAACTTGTACATATCtgtcaataaaataattgatgGCTTCAGTCCCTGCCAG ACATGCAGTTGTCATGGAATTCCATTAGAAGATGGCATAAGAAACAGGTCAGGAGGACCATCTTGTCCAGCCACCGGCCATGATCTGGGAAAAGATGCTGTGATGGAAAATTCGGTGAAGGTTGGAGAAAATATAATGCTCTTTCTGCCGTCATGCCAGAGCTCgatgaaatttcagaaaatttcTTCATCATTTGACTTCAATGTTGTGGAGCGGATTAACTTGGGGTCTCTAAGTGAAG GTAGTATAATGGGGGATTCCTATGTGGTAATTCCATCAGCTTGTCATGAGATAGAAGTTGCTTCAGATGACATAGAACAGTTAGAGTTGAATGCTCAAC TTTTTCGAGGGCTTTGCAGTGCTTTATATTCGCTAGACCAAGGTTTGGTATGCTCCTCCAGTTGTAATATAGAAACCATGAAAGAGGCTGCTTTCCACTGCTATTATATTCTTCAACCTTCAGACAATGGCCCAATGCTTCTCAGG CGTCTTGCGGGATCAGAGGAAGTCTCTTGTGTTCCTGACCTCAATCAATGTATTCATGCTTCAGTGACCAAGGAAATTCAGAATTCCATTCAATCTTCTTTGTCAATG ATCGAACTAAAAGACTATGATCCGATGGTGCATGAGAGAGGCTTCCATCAAAAACTAAACTTGCTTGTCAAAGAAAGCTTACAATTTGG GTCATTACCTCCTAAATTTAAAGAGGCAGCCTCTGAACCGAAGATCACTCAACCTGACTCTTTAGAAGAGATTGTACAATCAAACTCAGGATTAGATGTTGTACTTGTGGAAGCGGAATCCCCACAGTTTGATGTGCCCTTGGGAGAAGACAAAACAAGCGCCCATATTACAGAAGAATGGGAGCAGCTGGTTGTTAATGAAGTTCCAAAAATATATTCTTCAGCTCGTATTTCCAAACACAAGTTGGATCAATCAGTTCTATCGCCTGCAAATAGTAATAGGCAGCTGGATGTAAAAACTTCAAGGATTTTAGAGAGACTGGAGGTCCCCAGACGgttaaaaacaaaagcattttcTCCTGTTACCACAAGCAGTGGGATGATGGATACTTGTGTTCCAAGGAAGAAACCTCTTACCCCACTGCTGTCCGCTGATGCTACTGCAAGCCAGTTAATGAAACCAAATTTCCAGAGACTAAAAAGGAAACATAAATGA
- the LOC132176574 gene encoding LOW QUALITY PROTEIN: germin-like protein 11-1 (The sequence of the model RefSeq protein was modified relative to this genomic sequence to represent the inferred CDS: inserted 1 base in 1 codon): MNSPLRFRIVILFVICTCIRVSLGDYDNLRDTCPTSTPGKQTVFINGFTCKNPANVSASDFKTSNLNHVGDTDNFYRSSVSIVTAADFPGLNTLGLSIARTDIDVDGLVTPHSHPRASEMLYVSKGAVIAGFIDTRNKPFQQFLNEGDVFVFPRGLLHFCYNVGYDLATVFSVLNSQNPGVVTIADAMFEPDSDLIHKVXERLISLSGSKVNRMENVTLAGFKGLYSL, encoded by the exons ATGAATTCTCCTCTTCGCTTTCGCATCGTCATTTTGTTTGTCATCTGCACTTGCATCAGAGTCTCCTTAGGAGATTACGATAATCTCCGGGACACTTGTCCAACTTCGACACCAGGAAAACAGACAGTCTTCATCAACGGCTTTACTTGCAAGAATCCAGCCAACGTCAGTGCTTCTGATTTCAAGACTTCAAATTTGAACCATGTGGGGGATACAGACAATTTTTATCGTTCCTCAGTGAGCATTGTCACTGCTGCAGATTTTCCAGGACTGAATACACTTGGCCTGTCGATTGCTAGAACTGATATAGATGTGGATGGCCTGGTGACGCCCCATTCCCACCCAAGGGCTTCTGAGATGTTGTATGTCAGCAAAGGTGCTGTTATTGCCGGATTTATTGATACCAGAAACAAACCGTTCCAACAGTTTCTAAATGAGGGTGACGTTTTTGTGTTTCCCCGGGGGCTGCTTCACTTTTGCTATAATGTTGGGTATGACCTCGCTACAGTTTTCTCAGTGCTTAATAGCCAGAATCCAGGGGTGGTGACAATAGCTGATGCTATGTTTGAGCCTGATTCAGATTTAATACATAAGG GTGAGCGACTAATCTCTCTTTCAGGATCGAAGGTTAATCGCATGGAAAATGTGACTCTGGCTGGCTTCAAAGGTCTATAcagtttgtaa
- the LOC132176244 gene encoding protein PAM68, chloroplastic: protein MSAITGASSSQFRLSLTSSSNPTSAHKIERKLCTLPISITAYSLERHVETQYPISATKPYHQNQTSLYATLRSSKGFGRSPRKTKKTKKPKKDNDDDEEEEEEEAEEEVDEGVIPEVVTNRMISRMGFSVGTPLFIGVLFFPFFYYLKVGLKIDVPTWVPFIVSFFFFGSALLGVSYGIVSASWDPMREGSLLGWNEARKNWPVFWQSLRGRSGKQ, encoded by the exons ATGTCTGCAATTACAGGAGCAAGTTCGTCGCAATTCAGGCTCTCTTTAACTTCCTCGTCCAACCCAACATCAGCGCACAAG ATTGAACGCAAGCTTTGCACCCTACCCATCAGTATCACCGCCTACTCTTTGGAAAGACATGTAGAAACACAATACCCAATTTCTGCTACAAAACCGTACCACCAAAACCAAACATCACTCTATGCAACTTTGAGGAGTTCCAAAGGCTTTGGACGGTCTCCGAGGAAAACCAAGAAGACCAAGAAGCCAAAAAAAGATAATGACgatgatgaagaggaagaagaagaggaggcaGAGGAGGAGgtagatgaaggcgtaataccAGAGGTAGTGACCAACAGGATGATCAGCAGGATGGGTTTCTCAGTGGGGACACCACTGTTCATAGGGGTTTTGTTCTTCCCATTCTTTTACTATCTGAAAGTTGGACTGAAGATTGATGTGCCCACATGGGTGCCCTTCATCGtgtcattcttcttctttgggtCTGCTCTCTTAGGGGTGAGTTATGGGATTGTTTCTGCTAGTTGGGATCCTATGAGGGAAGGTTCCCTCTTGGGTTGGAACGAGGCTCGGAAGAACTGGCCTGTTTTTTGGCAATCACTTCGGGGTAGATCTGGGAAACAGtag
- the LOC132176243 gene encoding inositol polyphosphate multikinase beta-like isoform X1 → MPLGFQVPDHQVAGHQACDGMVGPLVDDSGHFYKPLQNDERGSAEVAFYTSFSSNNKIPNHIRRFFPLFHGTQLIEASDGSGLHPHLVLQDVVSSYHNPSIMDIKIGSRTWYPEASDEYIQKCFKKDRESTSLALGFRISGLQVHGSKESGFWKPDKKLIKNFTAKDVRLVLRKFVSSNTSADSGVDPDCFFASTVYGGSAGILAQLLELKAWFEDQTIFHLYSCSVLMIYDKDSVSKGRSSGAEVKLVDFAHVVEGKGIIDHNFLGGLCSLIKFISEI, encoded by the exons ATGCCGCTTGGCTTTcag GTCCCAGATCATCAGGTTGCAGGCCACCAGGCCTGTGATGGAATGGTTGGTCCTTTGGTAGATGATTCAGGGCACTTCTACAAGCCTCTTCAAAATGATGAACGCGGATCCGCAGAGGTGGCCTTTTATACATCGTTCTCTTCCAACAATAAGATTCCAAATCACATTCGTAGATTCTTCCCTCTTTTTCATGGCACTCAGCTTATAGAAGCATCTGATGGGTCTGGCCTGCATCCTCATCTTGTGCTGCAAGATGTTGTCTCAAGTTACCACAATCCATCTATCATGGACATCAAGATTGGATCCAGAACATGGTATCCTGAAGCATCAGATGAATATATCCAGAAGTGCTTTAAGAAAGACAGAGAATCGACGAGCCTTGCACTGGGGTTTAGGATATCTGGATTGCAGGTACATGGGAGTAAAGAATCTGGGTTCTGGAAGCCTGATAAGAAGCTTATCAAGAACTTTACTGCCAAGGATGTCAGGTTAGTTCTGAGGAAGTTTGTTTCCTCTAACACATCTGCTGATTCAGGTGTGGACCCTGATTGTTTTTTTGCATCAACTGTTTATGGTGGTTCTGCTGGAATTTTGGCACAATTGTTGGAGCTCAAAGCATGGTTTGAGGATCAAACCATTTTCCATTTATATTCTTGTTCAGTTCTTATGATCTACGATAAGGACTCAGTGTCTAAGGGAAGGAGTTCCGGTGCTGAAGTTAAACTTGTTGATTTTGCACATGTCGTGGAAGGCAAGGGCATTATTGATCATAATTTCTTGGGTGGACTCTGCTCTTTAATTAAGTTTATCTCGGAGATCTGA
- the LOC132176243 gene encoding inositol polyphosphate multikinase beta-like isoform X2, with translation MLKVPDHQVAGHQACDGMVGPLVDDSGHFYKPLQNDERGSAEVAFYTSFSSNNKIPNHIRRFFPLFHGTQLIEASDGSGLHPHLVLQDVVSSYHNPSIMDIKIGSRTWYPEASDEYIQKCFKKDRESTSLALGFRISGLQVHGSKESGFWKPDKKLIKNFTAKDVRLVLRKFVSSNTSADSGVDPDCFFASTVYGGSAGILAQLLELKAWFEDQTIFHLYSCSVLMIYDKDSVSKGRSSGAEVKLVDFAHVVEGKGIIDHNFLGGLCSLIKFISEI, from the coding sequence ATGCTTAAGGTCCCAGATCATCAGGTTGCAGGCCACCAGGCCTGTGATGGAATGGTTGGTCCTTTGGTAGATGATTCAGGGCACTTCTACAAGCCTCTTCAAAATGATGAACGCGGATCCGCAGAGGTGGCCTTTTATACATCGTTCTCTTCCAACAATAAGATTCCAAATCACATTCGTAGATTCTTCCCTCTTTTTCATGGCACTCAGCTTATAGAAGCATCTGATGGGTCTGGCCTGCATCCTCATCTTGTGCTGCAAGATGTTGTCTCAAGTTACCACAATCCATCTATCATGGACATCAAGATTGGATCCAGAACATGGTATCCTGAAGCATCAGATGAATATATCCAGAAGTGCTTTAAGAAAGACAGAGAATCGACGAGCCTTGCACTGGGGTTTAGGATATCTGGATTGCAGGTACATGGGAGTAAAGAATCTGGGTTCTGGAAGCCTGATAAGAAGCTTATCAAGAACTTTACTGCCAAGGATGTCAGGTTAGTTCTGAGGAAGTTTGTTTCCTCTAACACATCTGCTGATTCAGGTGTGGACCCTGATTGTTTTTTTGCATCAACTGTTTATGGTGGTTCTGCTGGAATTTTGGCACAATTGTTGGAGCTCAAAGCATGGTTTGAGGATCAAACCATTTTCCATTTATATTCTTGTTCAGTTCTTATGATCTACGATAAGGACTCAGTGTCTAAGGGAAGGAGTTCCGGTGCTGAAGTTAAACTTGTTGATTTTGCACATGTCGTGGAAGGCAAGGGCATTATTGATCATAATTTCTTGGGTGGACTCTGCTCTTTAATTAAGTTTATCTCGGAGATCTGA